A part of Paenibacillus sp. sptzw28 genomic DNA contains:
- a CDS encoding sugar ABC transporter permease: MMAKSVDEVHIPSERTKKSRKSFRLGHDLRTQLELKTMLWPAVILITIFDFVPMYGLLMAFKAYDPITGIKGIFTSQWNNFENFLGVFYHFEFWPMVKNTLGINLLGSLIGIPVTLIFGLLLNEIRNAKFKSLIQTITYMPHFLSWVIFGGLFITLLNPDGGMVNYLLLKLGLIDEPILFLGEPKYFWGIAIGTNLLKEIGWGAILYLAAMAGIDQSLYEAAAIDGAGRFKRMWHITLPGILPTLMILIIFAVSGMLNNNFTQIYVFQNPLNLPTSQVIDTFVYQQGLRQFQFGSATAIGLMKAVFALLLLLGANYLSKKLTKSGLF, translated from the coding sequence ATGATGGCGAAGAGCGTCGATGAAGTACACATCCCATCAGAAAGAACGAAAAAAAGCAGAAAATCCTTCAGGCTCGGACACGATCTTCGAACACAGTTGGAGCTCAAGACGATGCTTTGGCCTGCAGTTATTCTGATTACAATATTTGACTTTGTCCCGATGTACGGGCTGTTGATGGCATTCAAGGCTTACGACCCCATCACCGGAATCAAAGGTATTTTTACGAGTCAATGGAACAATTTCGAGAACTTTCTGGGGGTTTTCTACCACTTTGAGTTTTGGCCTATGGTGAAAAATACGCTCGGAATCAATCTCTTGGGGTCGCTGATCGGGATCCCGGTAACACTGATTTTCGGACTGCTGTTAAACGAGATCAGGAATGCTAAGTTTAAATCGCTTATTCAGACCATCACGTATATGCCGCATTTTCTGTCCTGGGTTATTTTTGGCGGATTGTTTATTACGCTGCTCAATCCGGATGGCGGAATGGTCAATTATTTGCTTCTGAAGCTTGGCTTGATCGATGAGCCCATTCTGTTTTTGGGCGAACCCAAATATTTCTGGGGTATCGCCATCGGGACGAATTTATTGAAGGAAATCGGCTGGGGCGCTATTTTGTATTTGGCTGCCATGGCCGGCATCGACCAGTCTTTATATGAAGCTGCCGCCATCGACGGCGCGGGCCGGTTCAAACGGATGTGGCATATCACGCTGCCAGGCATTCTGCCTACTTTGATGATTCTAATCATCTTCGCCGTAAGCGGCATGCTAAACAATAACTTTACACAAATTTATGTCTTCCAAAATCCATTGAACTTGCCGACGAGTCAAGTTATCGATACTTTCGTGTATCAACAGGGGCTTAGACAGTTCCAGTTTGGTTCCGCCACGGCGATCGGGTTGATGAAAGCGGTGTTTGCATTGTTGCTGTTGCTTGGAGCTAACTATTTATCCAAGAAGCTGACAAAATCAGGTTTGTTTTAG
- a CDS encoding carbohydrate ABC transporter permease: MVGGRSWGDRIFSASIVIVMVIVMLLTLYPFWYSVVNSLNTGDDLVRGPIFLWPREFTWASWQSVMADPGMLKAAWISGSRTVIVTVVSIMYTAMFTYAFSRPYLKGKVVYAVIGFTSMYFSGGLIPSFMLMNWLGLYDSYWVYILPGLFLGFWNVIIFNANFKAIPDALFESAKMDGANEFTIFFRIVVPLSKPVLAALSVFTAVGVWNDYGATLYFTQSPHLQTLQYLILKLLQSADAVNQMANIAGNNNPAVAELYSRAQGHGIVTAQTLQLAAMVISSIPMIIMYPFAQRFFIKGVLLGSIKG; this comes from the coding sequence ATGGTCGGGGGCAGGAGCTGGGGAGACCGTATTTTTTCGGCATCGATTGTGATCGTCATGGTCATTGTGATGCTTCTGACATTGTATCCGTTTTGGTATTCGGTCGTGAACTCTTTGAACACAGGCGACGATCTTGTGCGCGGACCTATATTTCTATGGCCGAGGGAATTTACTTGGGCGAGCTGGCAGTCGGTGATGGCGGACCCGGGGATGCTTAAGGCTGCATGGATCAGCGGGTCGCGGACGGTGATTGTAACGGTTGTCTCTATCATGTATACGGCGATGTTTACGTACGCCTTTTCCCGTCCTTATTTAAAAGGGAAAGTAGTGTATGCGGTAATCGGCTTTACGAGCATGTACTTTAGCGGCGGGCTGATTCCTTCCTTTATGCTGATGAATTGGCTCGGGTTGTATGATTCCTACTGGGTTTACATCCTCCCCGGACTTTTTCTCGGATTTTGGAACGTCATTATTTTCAATGCAAATTTCAAGGCGATTCCCGATGCGTTGTTTGAATCGGCCAAGATGGATGGAGCGAATGAGTTCACCATATTCTTCCGAATCGTCGTTCCGTTATCGAAGCCGGTATTGGCCGCACTTTCGGTTTTCACGGCTGTCGGCGTATGGAACGATTACGGAGCGACGCTGTATTTTACTCAATCGCCTCACTTGCAGACGCTGCAATATTTAATCTTAAAGCTGCTTCAGTCGGCTGATGCGGTGAATCAGATGGCAAACATTGCTGGCAACAACAATCCTGCTGTCGCAGAGCTTTACTCCAGAGCGCAAGGCCATGGCATCGTTACGGCCCAAACCCTTCAGCTGGCGGCGATGGTCATCTCGTCAATTCCGATGATTATTATGTACCCGTTTGCGCAAAGGTTTTTTATTAAAGGCGTGCTGCTTGGTTCTATTAAAGGATAA
- a CDS encoding LamG-like jellyroll fold domain-containing protein — protein sequence MVQKGLRFGNSLKRMLSIFVSICLMATFLPVAAGAAAAETTAQSLMTDYQPTIQEVIDASGFKHPGIGLTKDFLENVRTQVRAKKEPWNSYFNRMLLSGAAAKNVGSSIQGADPTKPRTVAVNSKGAFVTDGLLAYTQALMYIITGDEVYRANAMRIIRLWEQMDPNQYTYFTDSHIHMGIPLNRMVTAAEILRYSSTQSDALQWTDKDTADFTNNLITPMIETFMHFNDKFMNQHLYPLLGAMSGYIFTGNRDRYNEGVEWFTVNKTAVDQGQNGAIKSLFRLVDTNALTGEKVDPPVVQHVEMGRDQAHGAGDITNMEILARLLLAQGTKVDPVDGTASTAPNAVGPYEFLDNRILKAADFFGRFMLGYDTPWIPVAAHTDANGNPTVIYKQLKEGYRGRIGGNVYDLYYYYKYTAGVNMEVEAPYFTEMFNKRHYFYWESPDGGADYWLYIPKEAEAEGTQTLPKPVTDSNLREIEDRYTKFDNNSTTMQEGDTSFVRMTATEEGSKIALVASSTGEKTIGFKIRTNGTAKLEVIGGINDTLALPDTKGQWRYVTYKMNNFQFFGDLVYFKVKGAGTTVDIDHINVSAGTQLTPPVFHAGIAPLNLFVYVGSEAPVKFDFSAVDANAADVVSYQIDNKPEGAVLNESTGAFTWKPTQAGTYSFVVSASDGTTVVMKDVKIVVTNDRKSAVAAVVSPYNPNTSYILSTFDYFKIVYADVMNQISSASDDAFYQLLIDLNSAVQSLKELNPLLQDGSMNFLDMFASSTFGTAVATLSDNNSDSFVCFCVAQNLTHYMDFGPNYKISANAFELQVRVSFPDRIGGAAIFGSNDKLNWTRLTPGLTTYTEDMQRLEVQDDLKNQQFRFLKIQIIEPGPTPISNIPMLEVAEFRIHGERHDMVTQIPGTIAEALAEAAKLPAEDYTKQSYYLFQKELEYVKSAVGNSDYTEQELINELYDARNLLVPYTTSLYSFEGNAKNTFGSSSSTDGAVFGTAAYAAGKVGQAISLNGTDSYMMLPATQPLSAYNEITLATWVNWNGSSQWQRIFDFGNNSNQYMLLSPRSGSNKLRFEIKNGGSAQGVETAQLPANQWVHVAITLGNGTAKLYVNGTLKATSSGVTIKPSDFQPGSNYIGKSQFATDPLFNGMIDEFRIYNRVLSDAEIGAVYNQTGYGADKSLLTFLLDQAAAAGNAGIYTADSVQALQEAIPAAQAIASDTGASQAQVDDAADNLRAAYDGLVYQPGVPAIAPVMDKTLIAGNQLAIKLHLLNSVAGTVFSVSGLPQGAVFDADKSTVVWTPNKTQGGFYNVILTAEANGGATSRTVKLTVKGQPVIAPGGTVELTSRQPFTYQVKATDPTGMALTYSAAKLPSGAAFDPVTGVFTWTPTHANYGDNIVTFIVSNGLYKISQTVDLKVNFGILPPDDYTKGSYYLYYKEAERILAAIALPGADNDVLVAELIQAEGLLVRVPLSLYSFEGNAQNSFGSTTAALAGNAAYAAGSVGQAISLNGTDSYVALPAAHPLSTYDEITLTTSVYWNGSSQWQRIFDFGNNTNQYMFLTPRSGGNTLRFAIKNGGGEQFVETLQLATGQWAHVAVTLGGGTAKLYVNGDLKATKSGFTIKPSDFKPSKNYIGKSQFSDPLFNGMIDEFQIYNYALSAEEIQAVMNSTATQWTDKTLIPVLLEEAGAVDTELYKEESLQALQAEVSNAQSVYNNADATQEEIDATAASLLAALEGLQWKDITASLDPAAPSGKNGWYTSPVTVTLSPAEIAKYSLDGGVTWAVYGAPVTLDTDGTHQVQYRRSVNSGEAKNLEIKIDRTAPVVQITGAASYTIDQDVAITCSATDVISSVYGAPCGAPLIQAKAYTLSAGQNTVSVMAGDMAGNQTAADHTFTVMVTFDSLKTVTNVFLQETNAKASDSMAKSLNQKLDHAKAAAGQGKMDAAKSMMADYIKQVTDQTGKFFTQEQADILIRWAQILVYQPGYAG from the coding sequence ATGGTTCAGAAAGGGCTTAGATTTGGAAATAGTCTTAAGCGTATGTTGTCTATATTTGTTTCCATTTGTTTAATGGCAACGTTCCTGCCTGTAGCGGCGGGAGCAGCTGCAGCGGAAACAACGGCTCAATCGTTGATGACGGATTATCAACCAACGATTCAAGAGGTCATCGATGCAAGCGGATTTAAACATCCCGGCATCGGACTTACCAAGGATTTTCTTGAAAATGTGAGGACACAGGTACGGGCGAAAAAAGAACCTTGGAATTCATATTTTAATCGAATGCTATTATCTGGGGCCGCTGCGAAGAACGTCGGATCAAGCATTCAGGGTGCGGATCCAACCAAGCCGAGAACTGTTGCGGTGAATAGTAAAGGCGCTTTTGTGACGGATGGGTTACTCGCGTATACGCAGGCACTTATGTATATTATTACCGGAGACGAAGTCTACCGGGCCAATGCCATGAGAATTATCCGACTTTGGGAGCAAATGGACCCCAATCAATATACGTATTTCACGGATTCTCACATTCATATGGGTATCCCTCTTAACCGGATGGTGACTGCGGCAGAAATATTGCGGTATTCCAGCACACAAAGCGATGCTCTGCAATGGACGGATAAGGATACTGCTGATTTTACGAATAACCTGATTACCCCGATGATTGAAACGTTTATGCATTTTAATGACAAATTCATGAACCAGCATCTTTATCCGCTGCTGGGGGCCATGTCGGGTTATATCTTTACCGGCAACAGAGACCGGTATAATGAGGGAGTCGAGTGGTTTACCGTCAACAAGACCGCTGTAGACCAGGGTCAAAACGGCGCCATTAAATCCTTGTTCAGATTGGTGGATACAAATGCTTTGACAGGAGAGAAAGTGGATCCCCCGGTCGTTCAGCATGTCGAAATGGGCCGGGATCAAGCTCATGGTGCCGGTGACATAACCAACATGGAAATATTAGCGCGTTTATTGCTTGCCCAGGGAACCAAAGTGGATCCGGTAGACGGAACTGCTTCGACAGCGCCGAATGCTGTAGGACCTTACGAATTTCTGGATAACCGCATCTTGAAGGCTGCCGACTTTTTTGGCCGTTTCATGTTGGGTTATGATACGCCATGGATACCTGTCGCGGCGCATACGGATGCCAATGGAAATCCGACTGTTATTTACAAACAACTGAAAGAAGGATATCGGGGAAGAATTGGCGGTAACGTATATGACCTTTACTATTACTATAAATACACCGCAGGAGTAAACATGGAGGTAGAGGCTCCGTACTTTACCGAAATGTTCAACAAAAGACATTATTTCTATTGGGAGTCTCCGGACGGAGGGGCGGATTATTGGCTTTATATCCCTAAAGAGGCCGAAGCCGAGGGTACGCAAACTCTACCGAAACCTGTAACAGATTCAAATTTGCGGGAAATTGAAGATCGATACACCAAATTTGACAATAATTCCACGACAATGCAAGAGGGAGATACTTCTTTCGTCAGGATGACGGCAACGGAAGAGGGAAGCAAAATTGCGCTTGTGGCTTCGAGCACCGGTGAGAAAACCATTGGGTTCAAGATCCGGACCAATGGGACAGCCAAGCTGGAAGTGATTGGTGGAATTAACGATACATTGGCGCTGCCGGACACGAAGGGGCAGTGGCGATATGTGACCTATAAGATGAATAATTTCCAGTTTTTTGGGGACCTTGTTTATTTCAAAGTAAAAGGAGCCGGCACTACGGTCGACATTGACCACATCAATGTAAGCGCAGGAACACAGCTGACGCCGCCGGTGTTCCATGCAGGAATCGCGCCATTAAATTTATTTGTCTATGTCGGTTCTGAGGCACCGGTCAAATTCGATTTTTCGGCAGTAGACGCGAATGCAGCTGATGTCGTATCCTATCAGATCGATAATAAACCTGAGGGCGCTGTCTTGAATGAGAGCACCGGCGCATTTACCTGGAAGCCGACGCAAGCTGGAACCTATTCGTTTGTTGTGAGTGCGTCGGACGGAACCACGGTTGTAATGAAGGACGTTAAGATTGTCGTAACGAATGACCGGAAATCCGCAGTAGCAGCAGTAGTTAGTCCATATAATCCAAATACAAGTTATATTTTGTCAACTTTTGATTACTTTAAAATCGTGTATGCAGATGTAATGAATCAAATCTCAAGCGCATCCGATGATGCTTTCTATCAGCTATTGATTGATTTGAATAGTGCGGTTCAGAGTCTGAAAGAACTGAATCCATTATTACAAGATGGAAGCATGAATTTCCTGGATATGTTTGCAAGTTCCACCTTTGGAACAGCAGTCGCCACCCTTTCGGATAACAATAGTGATAGTTTTGTATGTTTTTGCGTAGCTCAGAATTTGACTCATTACATGGATTTCGGTCCGAATTATAAAATTTCGGCAAATGCCTTCGAGCTGCAGGTAAGAGTCAGTTTTCCTGATCGTATAGGCGGTGCGGCCATCTTCGGATCCAACGATAAATTGAATTGGACAAGGTTAACCCCCGGCCTGACAACGTATACGGAAGATATGCAAAGACTTGAGGTGCAGGACGATCTCAAAAATCAGCAATTCCGCTTCCTGAAAATACAAATCATTGAGCCGGGGCCCACCCCGATTTCAAACATACCAATGCTCGAAGTGGCCGAATTCAGAATCCATGGAGAGCGCCACGATATGGTAACCCAAATTCCGGGAACGATTGCCGAAGCGCTGGCGGAAGCGGCGAAGCTGCCTGCCGAAGATTATACGAAACAAAGCTATTACCTGTTCCAGAAAGAATTGGAATATGTGAAGAGCGCCGTCGGCAACTCCGATTATACCGAGCAAGAGCTGATTAACGAACTTTATGACGCCCGTAATTTGTTGGTGCCGTACACGACGTCGCTGTATTCGTTCGAAGGAAACGCAAAGAATACGTTTGGTTCTTCTTCGTCCACCGATGGAGCCGTGTTTGGAACCGCAGCTTACGCAGCAGGAAAGGTCGGGCAAGCGATCAGCTTGAACGGCACGGATAGCTACATGATGCTGCCGGCAACGCAGCCTTTGTCCGCTTACAACGAGATCACCCTCGCAACCTGGGTGAATTGGAATGGAAGCAGCCAGTGGCAGCGGATCTTCGACTTTGGCAACAATAGCAATCAATACATGTTACTTTCGCCGAGATCGGGCAGTAACAAGCTGCGTTTCGAGATCAAGAACGGCGGCAGCGCGCAAGGTGTGGAAACGGCGCAATTGCCGGCCAATCAATGGGTGCATGTGGCGATAACGCTGGGTAACGGCACGGCGAAGCTGTATGTGAACGGCACGCTGAAGGCAACGTCGAGCGGTGTCACGATCAAGCCTAGCGATTTCCAGCCTGGCTCGAACTACATAGGCAAGAGCCAGTTTGCCACCGATCCGCTGTTTAACGGCATGATCGACGAATTCCGCATATACAATCGCGTCTTGAGCGATGCCGAGATTGGGGCCGTATATAACCAGACAGGATATGGGGCTGACAAGAGCTTGCTCACGTTCTTGCTGGATCAAGCTGCTGCAGCAGGCAATGCCGGCATCTATACGGCTGACAGCGTACAAGCTTTGCAGGAGGCTATCCCTGCGGCGCAAGCTATAGCCTCCGATACCGGCGCAAGCCAGGCTCAGGTTGACGACGCAGCTGACAACTTGCGGGCTGCTTACGATGGTCTGGTTTACCAACCGGGCGTTCCGGCGATCGCTCCTGTCATGGACAAAACCCTTATAGCGGGCAATCAGCTTGCCATAAAGCTTCATCTGTTAAATTCCGTTGCCGGCACCGTATTCAGTGTCAGCGGACTGCCGCAAGGAGCGGTTTTCGATGCGGATAAGAGTACCGTCGTCTGGACGCCGAACAAAACGCAGGGGGGATTCTACAACGTAATCTTAACCGCTGAAGCAAACGGAGGGGCAACTTCCCGCACCGTTAAGCTTACCGTCAAAGGTCAACCGGTCATCGCCCCGGGTGGAACTGTGGAGCTTACTTCTAGACAACCGTTTACGTATCAGGTGAAAGCAACGGATCCTACGGGGATGGCGTTGACTTACAGCGCTGCCAAGCTGCCTTCGGGCGCGGCGTTCGATCCGGTCACGGGCGTGTTCACATGGACCCCGACTCATGCGAATTACGGCGACAACATTGTCACCTTTATAGTGAGCAACGGCTTATATAAGATCAGCCAAACGGTTGATTTAAAGGTCAATTTCGGTATCCTGCCGCCTGATGATTATACCAAGGGCAGTTATTATCTGTACTATAAGGAAGCGGAGCGAATCCTAGCGGCGATCGCTTTGCCTGGTGCCGATAATGATGTGCTTGTCGCTGAACTGATCCAGGCCGAAGGCTTGCTTGTTCGCGTCCCTCTGTCGCTTTATTCGTTTGAAGGCAATGCACAAAATTCATTCGGGTCGACAACCGCTGCTCTTGCCGGAAACGCTGCTTACGCGGCAGGAAGCGTCGGGCAGGCGATCAGCTTGAACGGTACGGACAGCTATGTTGCACTGCCCGCGGCGCATCCACTATCCACCTACGACGAGATCACGTTGACAACCTCGGTGTATTGGAATGGAAGCAGCCAATGGCAGCGGATTTTCGATTTCGGAAACAACACCAATCAGTACATGTTCCTTACGCCGAGATCGGGCGGCAATACGCTGCGTTTCGCGATCAAGAACGGCGGCGGCGAACAATTCGTGGAAACGTTGCAGCTTGCAACGGGGCAATGGGCACATGTGGCGGTGACGCTCGGCGGCGGCACGGCGAAGCTGTACGTGAACGGCGATCTGAAGGCGACCAAAAGCGGCTTCACGATCAAGCCGAGCGATTTTAAACCGAGCAAAAACTATATTGGCAAGAGCCAATTTTCTGACCCGTTGTTCAATGGGATGATCGACGAATTCCAAATTTACAACTATGCCTTGAGCGCGGAAGAAATCCAGGCTGTCATGAACAGTACGGCAACACAGTGGACTGACAAAACTTTAATCCCGGTCTTGCTCGAAGAAGCCGGCGCTGTTGATACCGAGCTGTACAAAGAAGAGAGCTTACAAGCGCTTCAGGCGGAAGTATCGAACGCTCAATCGGTATACAACAATGCAGATGCGACACAAGAAGAGATCGATGCGACGGCTGCAAGTCTGCTTGCGGCGCTCGAAGGGCTGCAGTGGAAAGACATCACTGCTTCACTGGATCCTGCAGCACCAAGCGGTAAGAACGGCTGGTATACGTCCCCGGTCACGGTGACGCTGTCTCCCGCGGAAATTGCAAAATACAGTCTGGACGGCGGAGTCACCTGGGCAGTATACGGCGCGCCTGTCACTCTGGACACAGACGGAACGCATCAGGTTCAGTACCGCCGTTCCGTCAATTCGGGAGAAGCCAAAAATCTGGAGATCAAGATCGACCGTACTGCACCGGTCGTTCAGATAACAGGTGCGGCATCGTACACGATCGACCAGGATGTCGCCATTACGTGCAGCGCGACCGATGTTATTTCGAGCGTATATGGTGCTCCGTGCGGGGCACCGCTGATACAAGCCAAGGCATATACGCTGTCTGCGGGCCAGAATACGGTATCGGTTATGGCAGGGGATATGGCGGGCAATCAGACGGCAGCCGACCACACGTTTACGGTGATGGTCACGTTTGACAGCTTGAAGACCGTGACGAACGTATTCCTGCAGGAGACGAATGCCAAAGCATCGGATTCCATGGCCAAATCGCTGAATCAAAAGCTGGACCATGCGAAAGCTGCGGCCGGCCAAGGAAAAATGGACGCAGCGAAGAGCATGATGGCCGACTATATCAAACAGGTAACGGACCAAACCGGGAAATTTTTCACGCAAGAGCAAGCGGATATTCTGATCCGCTGGGCTCAGATTCTCGTATATCAACCAGGATATGCGGGTTAA